A single region of the Glycine max cultivar Williams 82 chromosome 20, Glycine_max_v4.0, whole genome shotgun sequence genome encodes:
- the LOC102668444 gene encoding uncharacterized protein isoform X4: protein MITVFFPHFWLPLCIVSHPLPIIGIWFVVAIWIVVVLFNSNDILRKQSALKRERKMLVLESLGLMALSPALTIMLGFVIYENRTSGLYIEKKQVKFKGDTEELTLDGSVDWHGRPIIRAKSSRWVIGTIVLCMFQK from the exons ATGATTACTGTTTTTTTCCCTCACTTCTGGCTCCCGTTGTGTATTGTCTCTCATCCACTCCCTATCATTGGAATTT GGTTTGTTGTGGCCATTTGGATTGTTGTTGTGCTTTTCAACTCCAATGATATTCTAAGGAAACAAAGTGCGTTGAAG AGGGAGAGGAAGATGCTGGTTTTG GAGTCGTTGGGTCTTATGGCGCTTTCTCCGGCTTTGACAATTATGCTGGGTTTTGtgatttatgaaaatagaaCAAGTGGGTTGTATATTGAAAAGAAGCAG GTAAAGTTCAAAGGTGACACGGAAGAACTCACTCTTGATGGAAGTGTTGATTGGCATGGTCGCCCTATAATTAGAGCCAAATCTAGCAGATGGGTTATTGGAACCATCGTTCTATGTATGTTCCAAAAATAA
- the LOC102668444 gene encoding uncharacterized protein isoform X1, with the protein MITVFFPHFWLPLCIVSHPLPIIGIWFVVAIWIVVVLFNSNDILRKQSALKVQRERKMLVLVGISVGFTLYVESLGLMALSPALTIMLGFVIYENRTSGLYIEKKQVKFKGDTEELTLDGSVDWHGRPIIRAKSSRWVIGTIVLCMFQK; encoded by the exons ATGATTACTGTTTTTTTCCCTCACTTCTGGCTCCCGTTGTGTATTGTCTCTCATCCACTCCCTATCATTGGAATTT GGTTTGTTGTGGCCATTTGGATTGTTGTTGTGCTTTTCAACTCCAATGATATTCTAAGGAAACAAAGTGCGTTGAAG GTGCAGAGGGAGAGGAAGATGCTGGTTTTGGTTGGGATTTCTGTTGGGTTCACACTTTATGTG GAGTCGTTGGGTCTTATGGCGCTTTCTCCGGCTTTGACAATTATGCTGGGTTTTGtgatttatgaaaatagaaCAAGTGGGTTGTATATTGAAAAGAAGCAG GTAAAGTTCAAAGGTGACACGGAAGAACTCACTCTTGATGGAAGTGTTGATTGGCATGGTCGCCCTATAATTAGAGCCAAATCTAGCAGATGGGTTATTGGAACCATCGTTCTATGTATGTTCCAAAAATAA
- the LOC102668444 gene encoding uncharacterized protein isoform X3 — protein sequence MITVFFPHFWLPLCIVSHPLPIIGIWFVVAIWIVVVLFNSNDILRKQSALKVQRERKMLVLESLGLMALSPALTIMLGFVIYENRTSGLYIEKKQVKFKGDTEELTLDGSVDWHGRPIIRAKSSRWVIGTIVLCMFQK from the exons ATGATTACTGTTTTTTTCCCTCACTTCTGGCTCCCGTTGTGTATTGTCTCTCATCCACTCCCTATCATTGGAATTT GGTTTGTTGTGGCCATTTGGATTGTTGTTGTGCTTTTCAACTCCAATGATATTCTAAGGAAACAAAGTGCGTTGAAG GTGCAGAGGGAGAGGAAGATGCTGGTTTTG GAGTCGTTGGGTCTTATGGCGCTTTCTCCGGCTTTGACAATTATGCTGGGTTTTGtgatttatgaaaatagaaCAAGTGGGTTGTATATTGAAAAGAAGCAG GTAAAGTTCAAAGGTGACACGGAAGAACTCACTCTTGATGGAAGTGTTGATTGGCATGGTCGCCCTATAATTAGAGCCAAATCTAGCAGATGGGTTATTGGAACCATCGTTCTATGTATGTTCCAAAAATAA
- the LOC102668444 gene encoding uncharacterized protein isoform X2: MITVFFPHFWLPLCIVSHPLPIIGIWFVVAIWIVVVLFNSNDILRKQSALKRERKMLVLVGISVGFTLYVESLGLMALSPALTIMLGFVIYENRTSGLYIEKKQVKFKGDTEELTLDGSVDWHGRPIIRAKSSRWVIGTIVLCMFQK; encoded by the exons ATGATTACTGTTTTTTTCCCTCACTTCTGGCTCCCGTTGTGTATTGTCTCTCATCCACTCCCTATCATTGGAATTT GGTTTGTTGTGGCCATTTGGATTGTTGTTGTGCTTTTCAACTCCAATGATATTCTAAGGAAACAAAGTGCGTTGAAG AGGGAGAGGAAGATGCTGGTTTTGGTTGGGATTTCTGTTGGGTTCACACTTTATGTG GAGTCGTTGGGTCTTATGGCGCTTTCTCCGGCTTTGACAATTATGCTGGGTTTTGtgatttatgaaaatagaaCAAGTGGGTTGTATATTGAAAAGAAGCAG GTAAAGTTCAAAGGTGACACGGAAGAACTCACTCTTGATGGAAGTGTTGATTGGCATGGTCGCCCTATAATTAGAGCCAAATCTAGCAGATGGGTTATTGGAACCATCGTTCTATGTATGTTCCAAAAATAA